In a single window of the Niabella ginsenosidivorans genome:
- a CDS encoding metallophosphoesterase produces MFKNIGILLSALLLAVALQAQDSVLQRILLIGDAGAINEHQKEVLTAAAGNILPSKTRVLFLGDNIYPRGMGLPGAPDRVATEKIIAAQYAPMIAKGATVYFIPGNHDWDRMGKNGLAKIQEQAAFINNQHNPLLQAVPSGGCPGPVEIPVNDHLVIIAFDSEWWLFRHNKDNDTCGCTTKEEFIEALSYLANKDRNKTVLLAAHHPFRSYGVHGGYFQFKDHLFPLTNLNKNLYIPLPVIGSLYPFLRTALPNAEDQMHPDYKEMVADVDSAFARNLNVVHVAGHEHGLQFIQNGQIQIVSGAGAKNAYVKKGKGSRFASDRSGFVIADQLTDYSLRITYYFLKGNQMKMAFTDKIPFTAHTELEEAISTSPLVQEDSVVVKADPELDQVGKAHRKWFGENYRKEWAAPTRLPVLKLSQLHGGLKPTQQGGGLQTKSLRLEDATGKEWVLRNVVKNMEFLLPETMRQTFAKDVIMDALSAQHPYSALIVPPLAAAAGVPHTNPVIGVVAPDKNLGMYSSDFINRICLLEEREPLGKSDNTPKMYKTLKKDNDNTVDTAVYFKARLLDLLIGDWDRHEDQWRWAYKKNKKDNKRYTPVPRDRDQVLHVVDGVFPAIASSKSLMPRLHDFDGKIKKVNYYFMAGSKINANFFNQYDENRWTQLVSEFTGNITDSVLEAALRRLPGSSYQLRHDQLLKQFKERRNNIPAAMATYYRFFNRIVDIQTSDKNELVQITDADNGGLLVAIYKISQSGKTEQQLFRRVFDPSVTRELRLFIHDGNDSVVIHNTTSVKLRIIGQKGSKSYLVEESKRHIRIYGKDTAVAINGATGKVWARLRKDSANTSYMPTNLYNRVQYLPDAAINRDDGFMLGLSVRFINQSFRKAPYGNMQELSFRHSFTTGAFHFGLKSEWLHALGNADIVVDADLYAPDNTQNFFGLGNNTEYDKDNHITYYRSRFTLLNVTPKLRWRKGEKTTFSLAPLFQMYSFDTKDNTGRLIMSPSLVHSYDSSTVVNTKYFTGISAAYTRDGRNSRLLPSSGGYFNITVLGFKGLNHYSGNFAQALTEASVYKKLDPRGVFVISDRIGGGATFGNAPFYQSLFLGGQDNLLGFRQYRFAGEQMLYNNFRVRIKLMDVASYILPGQLGVTGFFDAGKVWAKGYNSDEIHTGVGGGIYFSPAQLFVVQALAGYSKEGWLPYVTLGFRF; encoded by the coding sequence AAATACAGGAGCAGGCAGCATTTATCAATAATCAGCACAATCCGTTGCTGCAGGCGGTACCCTCAGGCGGATGCCCGGGCCCGGTAGAAATACCGGTGAATGATCACCTGGTCATCATTGCTTTTGACAGCGAGTGGTGGCTCTTCCGGCATAATAAAGATAATGATACCTGTGGCTGCACAACAAAAGAGGAGTTTATTGAAGCGCTCTCCTACCTGGCCAATAAGGACCGGAATAAAACCGTATTGCTGGCGGCGCATCACCCGTTCCGGAGCTATGGGGTGCATGGCGGCTATTTTCAATTTAAAGATCATCTATTTCCTTTAACCAATCTCAATAAAAACCTGTACATACCCTTACCTGTTATCGGGTCTTTATACCCGTTTTTACGCACAGCGTTGCCAAATGCAGAGGACCAGATGCACCCGGATTATAAAGAAATGGTTGCAGATGTGGATAGTGCCTTTGCGCGTAACCTGAATGTGGTGCATGTAGCGGGTCATGAACACGGGCTGCAGTTCATTCAAAACGGGCAGATACAGATAGTAAGCGGTGCCGGTGCAAAAAATGCTTATGTAAAAAAAGGAAAAGGCAGTCGGTTTGCATCAGATCGCAGCGGGTTTGTAATTGCTGATCAATTGACGGATTACAGTTTAAGGATCACTTATTATTTCCTGAAGGGAAATCAGATGAAGATGGCATTTACGGATAAAATTCCTTTTACAGCGCATACAGAGCTGGAAGAAGCCATCAGCACTTCTCCGCTGGTACAGGAAGACAGCGTAGTAGTAAAAGCGGATCCTGAACTGGACCAGGTAGGAAAAGCCCACCGTAAATGGTTTGGTGAAAACTACAGGAAAGAATGGGCCGCCCCAACAAGGCTGCCTGTGTTAAAGCTATCGCAGTTGCACGGCGGATTAAAGCCTACACAGCAGGGCGGCGGGTTGCAGACAAAATCACTGCGCTTGGAGGATGCCACAGGGAAAGAATGGGTACTGAGGAATGTAGTAAAGAACATGGAGTTTCTCCTGCCGGAAACCATGCGGCAAACTTTTGCAAAAGATGTGATCATGGATGCATTAAGCGCCCAGCATCCTTATTCTGCGCTGATAGTGCCGCCACTGGCAGCAGCGGCAGGTGTGCCGCATACCAACCCTGTTATTGGGGTGGTAGCGCCGGATAAAAACCTTGGAATGTATAGCAGTGACTTTATCAATCGTATTTGTTTACTGGAAGAACGGGAACCATTGGGCAAGTCAGACAATACACCCAAGATGTATAAGACCCTTAAAAAGGACAATGATAATACGGTGGATACAGCAGTTTACTTTAAGGCGCGGCTGTTGGATCTGCTGATAGGAGACTGGGACCGGCATGAAGACCAGTGGCGGTGGGCCTACAAAAAAAATAAAAAGGATAATAAACGCTATACGCCTGTGCCCAGGGACCGGGACCAGGTGCTACATGTGGTAGACGGCGTATTCCCGGCTATTGCCTCCAGTAAATCACTTATGCCCAGGCTGCATGATTTTGACGGTAAGATCAAAAAGGTGAATTATTACTTTATGGCAGGCAGTAAGATCAACGCCAACTTTTTTAATCAGTATGATGAGAACCGGTGGACACAACTGGTCAGTGAATTTACAGGGAATATTACAGACTCCGTGCTGGAAGCGGCACTTAGGCGTTTGCCCGGATCATCTTATCAGCTGCGGCATGATCAGTTGCTGAAGCAGTTTAAAGAACGCAGGAATAATATCCCTGCCGCCATGGCTACCTATTACCGTTTCTTCAATCGTATTGTTGACATACAGACGTCTGATAAGAACGAGCTGGTGCAGATTACGGATGCAGATAACGGAGGCTTGCTGGTTGCTATTTATAAAATAAGCCAGTCAGGCAAAACAGAACAGCAGCTGTTCCGCCGGGTGTTTGACCCCTCCGTTACCAGGGAACTGCGGTTATTTATCCATGACGGCAATGACAGTGTAGTGATCCATAACACCACGTCGGTAAAGCTACGCATCATCGGACAGAAAGGTTCAAAAAGCTACCTGGTTGAAGAAAGTAAAAGGCATATCCGTATTTATGGAAAAGATACAGCGGTAGCCATAAACGGGGCAACCGGAAAAGTTTGGGCACGTTTGCGAAAGGATAGCGCCAATACGTCTTATATGCCTACCAACCTGTACAACCGGGTACAGTACCTGCCAGATGCGGCCATTAACCGCGATGACGGGTTTATGCTGGGGCTGAGCGTTCGTTTTATCAACCAGAGCTTCAGAAAAGCTCCTTATGGCAACATGCAGGAGCTCTCCTTCAGGCATTCCTTTACTACCGGTGCTTTTCATTTTGGGTTAAAGAGCGAATGGCTGCATGCGCTGGGCAATGCAGATATTGTGGTAGATGCCGATCTTTATGCGCCGGATAATACGCAGAACTTTTTTGGCCTGGGCAATAATACGGAATATGATAAAGACAATCACATTACCTATTACCGCAGCCGGTTTACATTGCTGAATGTAACACCGAAGCTACGCTGGAGAAAAGGAGAAAAAACAACGTTCAGCCTAGCGCCGCTTTTCCAGATGTATTCATTTGATACAAAAGACAACACCGGCCGTTTAATAATGAGCCCGTCTTTGGTTCATTCTTATGACAGCAGCACCGTTGTTAATACAAAATACTTTACAGGCATTTCTGCGGCATACACAAGGGATGGACGTAACAGCCGTTTACTGCCCAGTTCCGGCGGCTATTTTAATATAACTGTTCTTGGCTTTAAAGGGCTGAACCATTATTCCGGCAACTTTGCGCAGGCGCTTACAGAAGCATCTGTCTACAAAAAATTAGATCCCCGGGGTGTTTTTGTTATTTCAGACCGTATTGGAGGTGGAGCTACTTTTGGCAATGCGCCTTTTTACCAGTCACTGTTCCTGGGTGGTCAGGACAATTTATTAGGTTTTCGCCAGTATCGTTTTGCCGGTGAGCAAATGCTTTATAACAACTTCAGGGTAAGAATAAAATTAATGGACGTTGCCAGTTATATATTGCCCGGGCAATTGGGTGTGACCGGTTTTTTTGATGCGGGCAAGGTTTGGGCAAAAGGATACAATAGTGATGAGATTCATACCGGTGTGGGTGGTGGTATCTATTTTTCACCGGCGCAGTTGTTTGTGGTACAGGCTCTGGCCGGCTATTCAAAAGAGGGGTGGCTCCCTTATGTTACTTTAGGATTTAGATTTTAA
- a CDS encoding GAF domain-containing protein: MYYELFDLAEKSGKRIGNLDIRLSFNRFLSYLEQRIAATGSVKKGFFEYVLNKFLSNKHLKDEIPVEEIKYFREELELMYNLLQPPLDDEKTNLWGLCIPIDPVIFFGTKAFYDLVKKSAAKADHCEEGMIPTDEMMQRRLQFIYTIIFSKVYNQPFSANLELTHSVDFQEEGLAKYFRINIDTRFVDVQVKGTLPEFKMSVWANEIRNEDFDWKKGLRELPLDLFSFRGFGIITVEDVTEEQSVENIKSLTLNRNGHTDSGYNDQVIASLKSLLGSSKIEFGLLPNLRVNDRLVFSGEEGATTVMWDVKNGKAQEQTLLTFAESYLNHPKTVIFGENEFSGKYKFIEGYLQKAGIQSYALLPVYHSNKVAGALEVYSMEKDQLTHSRLLKLRPILPIISQLLQNTVDEFNTSIDGVIMDKFTALQPAVQWKFKEVAWHYLRDTHHVSGKPVIEKIRFTHVYPLYGAIDIRNSTVERNKALVLDLDYQLELILDLLTRAKNKTGILLIDEMIFKCKKWLSAIDGHFNDYDAVLLSEFLEQEAEPLLKHVAISHPDLKEAIDYYFSTINEADGAAFRNRRALENSMKAINTVISQQLEDFNTELQKLYPAYFEKFRTDGLEYDIYIGQSIAPHLPFNPLYLKNIRLWQLRTMAEIARLTGSLCPAMEHELETTQLIFIRSVPIDIAFRPDERKFDVEGSYNIRYQIVKKRIDKVHLKNSTERLTQPGKIALVYFNRVEADEYKGYISYLQNEGLLNDDLEFLELEDLQGISGLRAMRVGVAADARANA; encoded by the coding sequence ATGTATTACGAATTATTTGACCTTGCGGAAAAGAGTGGTAAGAGAATAGGCAACCTGGATATACGGCTTTCCTTTAACCGTTTTCTGAGTTACCTGGAGCAGAGGATTGCTGCAACCGGGTCAGTAAAAAAAGGGTTCTTTGAGTATGTGTTGAATAAATTTTTATCCAACAAACATCTAAAGGATGAGATTCCTGTTGAGGAAATAAAATATTTCCGGGAAGAGCTGGAATTAATGTATAACCTCTTACAACCTCCGCTTGATGACGAAAAAACCAACCTTTGGGGGCTTTGCATACCTATAGATCCGGTTATCTTTTTTGGTACAAAAGCGTTTTATGACCTGGTAAAGAAAAGCGCAGCAAAAGCAGACCATTGTGAAGAAGGAATGATCCCTACGGATGAAATGATGCAGCGGCGGCTGCAGTTCATTTATACGATCATTTTTTCCAAGGTATATAATCAGCCTTTTTCAGCAAATCTTGAGCTGACGCATTCTGTGGACTTTCAGGAAGAAGGGCTTGCAAAATATTTCCGGATCAATATTGACACCCGCTTTGTAGACGTGCAGGTGAAGGGCACACTGCCCGAATTTAAAATGTCTGTATGGGCCAATGAGATCCGTAATGAAGATTTTGACTGGAAAAAGGGCTTGCGTGAGCTGCCGTTGGACCTGTTTTCATTCAGGGGCTTTGGAATTATCACTGTAGAGGATGTAACCGAGGAGCAATCCGTTGAAAATATTAAAAGCCTTACCTTAAACAGGAACGGACATACGGATTCAGGCTATAATGATCAGGTGATTGCCTCATTAAAATCCCTCCTGGGCTCCTCAAAAATTGAGTTTGGGCTGCTGCCTAATTTACGGGTAAACGACCGCCTTGTTTTTTCAGGGGAAGAAGGCGCTACTACAGTAATGTGGGATGTGAAAAACGGGAAAGCCCAGGAACAAACATTGCTCACTTTTGCTGAAAGCTATCTGAACCATCCCAAAACAGTGATCTTTGGCGAAAATGAGTTTTCCGGAAAATATAAATTTATAGAAGGCTACCTGCAAAAGGCGGGTATACAGTCGTATGCCTTGTTACCGGTCTATCACAGCAATAAAGTAGCGGGCGCACTGGAAGTGTACAGCATGGAAAAAGATCAGCTGACGCACAGCCGGCTGCTGAAGCTGCGGCCGATACTGCCGATCATTTCACAATTGCTTCAGAACACCGTTGACGAGTTCAATACTTCTATTGACGGCGTCATTATGGATAAGTTTACCGCTTTACAGCCCGCGGTACAATGGAAGTTCAAGGAAGTGGCCTGGCATTATTTAAGAGATACCCACCATGTATCCGGGAAACCTGTCATTGAAAAGATCCGGTTTACGCACGTATACCCTTTGTATGGGGCTATAGATATCCGCAATTCAACGGTTGAGCGGAATAAGGCATTGGTGCTGGACCTGGATTATCAGCTGGAACTGATACTGGATCTGCTGACCAGGGCAAAAAATAAAACCGGCATCCTGCTGATTGACGAAATGATCTTTAAGTGCAAAAAATGGCTGAGCGCTATTGACGGTCATTTCAATGATTACGATGCAGTGCTGTTAAGTGAATTTCTGGAGCAGGAAGCAGAACCGCTGCTGAAGCATGTTGCGATCAGCCATCCGGATCTGAAGGAGGCGATCGATTACTATTTTTCTACAATCAATGAAGCAGACGGGGCGGCATTCAGGAACCGCCGTGCCCTGGAAAATTCAATGAAAGCGATCAACACGGTCATCAGCCAGCAACTGGAAGATTTTAATACAGAGCTGCAGAAGCTATACCCCGCGTATTTTGAGAAGTTCCGTACAGATGGTCTGGAATATGATATCTATATCGGGCAATCGATAGCACCCCACCTCCCTTTCAACCCGTTGTATTTAAAAAATATCCGGCTTTGGCAGTTACGTACCATGGCGGAGATCGCGCGTCTTACAGGTTCTCTTTGCCCGGCGATGGAGCATGAACTGGAAACCACCCAGCTGATTTTTATACGGTCTGTACCCATTGACATCGCCTTCAGACCGGATGAAAGAAAATTTGATGTGGAGGGAAGCTATAACATCCGTTACCAGATTGTAAAGAAACGCATTGACAAAGTGCATTTAAAAAATTCAACCGAGCGGTTAACTCAGCCTGGTAAGATTGCATTGGTGTATTTTAACCGGGTTGAGGCCGATGAATACAAAGGGTATATCAGCTATCTGCAAAATGAAGGCCTTCTAAACGATGACCTTGAGTTTTTAGAGTTGGAGGATCTGCAGGGCATTTCCGGTTTGCGGGCAATGCGCGTAGGAGTAGCAGCGGACGCCAGGGCAAACGCATAG
- a CDS encoding Crp/Fnr family transcriptional regulator translates to MSNALIQNIEKLVALDADAAARILAVCKYRTLKKKDFLLQEGDILKHYIFVEQGCLRSYSVDDNGFEHILQFAPPGWWISDMRSLLELVPASLNIDAVDDSEVVLIAATDMQKLYNTVPVLDRFFRILSERALATQQHRVIDSLSLSARERYNNFCRQYPSLITCLPQKYVASYIGITPEFLSKMLKQPVKG, encoded by the coding sequence ATGAGCAACGCATTGATACAGAATATTGAAAAACTGGTTGCACTGGATGCGGATGCGGCCGCCAGGATCCTTGCTGTTTGTAAATACAGGACCCTGAAGAAGAAGGACTTTCTGTTGCAGGAGGGAGACATACTGAAGCACTATATTTTTGTAGAGCAGGGGTGCCTGCGGAGCTATTCTGTTGATGATAACGGCTTTGAGCACATCCTGCAGTTTGCCCCGCCCGGATGGTGGATCAGTGACATGCGTAGCCTTCTGGAACTGGTACCGGCCTCCCTGAACATAGATGCTGTTGATGATAGTGAGGTGGTGCTGATTGCTGCTACAGATATGCAAAAATTATATAATACAGTTCCGGTTCTGGACCGTTTTTTCCGCATCCTTTCAGAGCGCGCCCTGGCAACACAGCAGCACCGCGTTATTGATTCACTAAGCCTTAGCGCCAGGGAGCGCTATAACAATTTCTGCCGCCAGTATCCTTCATTAATAACCTGTCTTCCTCAAAAATATGTGGCATCCTATATTGGCATTACTCCTGAATTTCTGAGCAAGATGCTGAAGCAGCCGGTTAAGGGATAA
- a CDS encoding carboxypeptidase-like regulatory domain-containing protein: MRVLKIIFAVGLLVICGGTRAQIQVKGNVYDSLGRTPVPSVSVLTSSGRGTTTAADGSYSIITDKQDSIWFSYLNKPTRKFPVDKISTPYAFDISLRVNIPDLPEVKIRNRDYHQDSLQNREDYRKYFDFEKPGLAFSSADGNAGVDLDELINVFRFKRTRKLTRFRDKLVGDEQEGYVRYRFNKALIRRITGMTNDSLINEFIALYAPSYLFAQRTNDYTFQEYIKRSYERFQRGLPPSPMWREGLYREEEIRY, translated from the coding sequence TTGAGGGTACTTAAAATCATATTCGCTGTTGGCCTGCTTGTGATTTGCGGGGGCACACGGGCACAGATCCAGGTCAAGGGTAATGTATATGATAGCCTGGGCAGGACACCGGTTCCTTCAGTATCTGTGCTCACCAGTTCCGGGCGGGGCACTACCACTGCAGCAGATGGCAGCTACAGCATTATTACGGATAAGCAGGATTCTATCTGGTTCAGCTATCTGAACAAACCCACCCGCAAATTCCCGGTTGATAAGATCAGCACACCTTATGCTTTTGACATTTCGCTGCGTGTAAATATTCCTGATCTGCCTGAGGTAAAGATCAGAAACCGGGATTATCATCAGGACTCGCTCCAGAACCGGGAAGATTACCGGAAATATTTTGATTTTGAAAAGCCCGGACTGGCCTTTAGCAGCGCAGATGGCAATGCAGGGGTAGACCTGGATGAACTGATCAATGTATTTCGTTTTAAAAGGACCCGGAAGCTGACCCGTTTCAGGGATAAACTTGTGGGTGACGAGCAGGAAGGGTATGTGCGTTACCGTTTTAATAAAGCGCTCATCCGCCGTATTACCGGTATGACCAATGACAGCCTGATCAATGAGTTCATTGCATTGTATGCGCCCAGTTATCTTTTTGCACAAAGAACCAATGATTATACATTCCAGGAGTACATTAAAAGATCTTATGAACGGTTTCAGCGGGGGCTGCCGCCTTCTCCCATGTGGCGCGAAGGGTTGTACAGGGAAGAGGAGATAAGGTATTAA
- a CDS encoding serine hydrolase, with the protein MKRALLLLLLCLNAAFLKAQQASRSHFLKDSLDAYVNKALKDWQIPGAAVCVVKDGSIVLMKGYGIKETGTKESVDVNTLFMIGSNTKAFTATALAKLDAEGLLSLDDPVQKWLPDFTLYDPWVTKEATITDLLCHRLGFETFQGDFMFFASDLTVAEVREKLGKLKPVYSFRSKWGYTNSAFLTAGEVIPKATGVSWNRFITDSIFKPLGMNHSLALSAAIAGAADKASAHTIAEGRLIKIPYGKIDNLAPAGSISSSVNDLSHWVLMLLNNGKYEGKQVIPSSAIKKTRMPQSIIGNGGTLFNRGHFLLYGLGWMLSEYENREIVAHTGGVNGFVTGITLVPEEHLGIIVLTNTDANAFYEALKWELLDAELGLPYRGYSDLYFSKNKEQEAKQAVFDKKMADSVAGNLQPALELKAYAGSYADSNYGRANIQINGRHLSMTFEHHSRLKADLYPLGGNRFYCNYNDPLYGKQVLEFTVQNGKVSYLKLYVADFVEYTPYYFYKRD; encoded by the coding sequence ATGAAGAGGGCCCTTTTATTGCTGTTGCTTTGTCTTAATGCTGCTTTTCTGAAAGCACAGCAGGCTTCCAGAAGCCATTTTCTGAAAGACAGCCTTGATGCATATGTAAATAAGGCATTGAAAGACTGGCAGATACCGGGCGCAGCCGTTTGCGTGGTAAAAGATGGCAGCATAGTGCTGATGAAGGGTTATGGTATAAAAGAAACCGGCACAAAAGAGTCTGTTGACGTAAACACCCTGTTTATGATTGGCAGTAATACCAAAGCATTTACCGCAACGGCCCTGGCTAAGCTGGATGCAGAGGGCTTACTGAGCCTGGATGATCCTGTGCAGAAATGGCTGCCCGATTTTACACTATATGATCCCTGGGTGACAAAAGAAGCTACTATTACCGATCTGCTGTGCCATCGTTTGGGATTTGAGACCTTCCAGGGAGATTTTATGTTCTTTGCTTCTGATTTAACTGTAGCAGAAGTGCGGGAAAAGCTGGGCAAATTGAAACCAGTGTACAGCTTCCGCAGTAAATGGGGCTATACCAACTCCGCCTTCTTAACTGCCGGCGAGGTGATCCCCAAGGCTACCGGCGTCAGTTGGAACCGTTTTATTACCGATTCTATTTTTAAGCCATTAGGTATGAACCATTCACTGGCACTGTCGGCAGCTATTGCCGGGGCAGCTGATAAGGCGTCAGCCCATACAATAGCAGAAGGCAGGTTAATAAAAATCCCTTACGGAAAAATAGACAATCTTGCGCCTGCCGGCAGTATTTCCTCTTCTGTCAACGATCTGTCGCATTGGGTACTGATGCTGTTAAACAACGGGAAATACGAGGGCAAACAGGTAATACCCTCATCTGCCATTAAAAAAACAAGAATGCCCCAATCAATCATTGGCAACGGGGGCACCTTGTTTAACCGTGGCCATTTTTTATTGTATGGCCTTGGCTGGATGCTTAGCGAGTATGAAAACCGGGAAATTGTAGCACATACAGGTGGGGTAAACGGTTTTGTTACCGGTATTACCCTTGTTCCTGAAGAGCACCTGGGCATTATTGTGCTGACCAATACAGATGCCAATGCTTTTTATGAAGCCTTAAAATGGGAACTCCTGGATGCGGAACTGGGGCTGCCTTACCGGGGCTACAGCGACCTGTATTTTTCAAAAAATAAGGAACAGGAAGCGAAGCAGGCTGTTTTTGATAAAAAAATGGCCGATTCGGTTGCAGGGAACCTGCAGCCGGCGCTGGAGCTGAAAGCATATGCAGGAAGTTATGCAGACAGTAATTACGGACGGGCAAACATTCAGATCAATGGCCGGCACCTGTCAATGACCTTTGAGCATCACAGCCGCCTGAAGGCGGATCTTTATCCGCTGGGAGGCAATCGGTTTTACTGCAATTATAATGATCCGCTCTATGGCAAGCAGGTACTGGAGTTTACTGTCCAGAACGGGAAAGTAAGTTATCTGAAATTATATGTAGCTGATTTTGTAGAATATACACCGTATTATTTTTATAAGCGCGATTAG
- the purN gene encoding phosphoribosylglycinamide formyltransferase, translated as MKKKKIVLFASGAGSNARQLIHYFKDHASVTVSLIVCNKPGAGVTKIAEREGIELMLIDKHRLQSPDFAKILLEKGTDFIILAGFLLKIPATLIEAFPRHIINIHPALLPKYGGKGMYGHYVHEAVINAREKESGITIHYVDEQYDHGATIFQTTCPVSASDTPESLARKVQFLEHQHFAPVVERLVLKEVS; from the coding sequence ATGAAAAAAAAGAAAATAGTCTTATTTGCCAGCGGTGCCGGCTCCAATGCCCGCCAACTGATCCATTATTTTAAAGATCATGCTTCTGTTACTGTTTCACTGATTGTTTGCAACAAACCGGGCGCCGGTGTTACAAAAATTGCTGAAAGAGAAGGCATTGAGCTGATGCTGATTGATAAGCACCGGTTGCAGTCGCCTGATTTTGCCAAAATACTGCTTGAAAAAGGAACAGACTTCATTATTCTTGCCGGTTTTTTATTAAAAATACCGGCAACGCTTATTGAAGCATTTCCCAGGCATATTATTAATATCCATCCTGCCCTCCTGCCCAAATACGGAGGGAAAGGAATGTATGGCCATTATGTGCACGAAGCGGTGATCAACGCCCGGGAGAAAGAAAGCGGTATTACCATTCATTATGTAGATGAGCAATATGACCACGGTGCTACGATCTTTCAGACCACCTGTCCTGTTTCCGCCTCCGACACGCCGGAATCACTGGCCCGTAAGGTGCAGTTTCTGGAACATCAGCATTTTGCCCCGGTAGTGGAGCGGCTGGTATTAAAAGAAGTTTCCTGA
- a CDS encoding c-type cytochrome has translation MTISKYIINRLLLIILTLFSLSKFNITVAQDDAEGKQLFISKCQSCHAPDMKTMATGPGLFGVQGQWPDQGKLHEWIRNNQKLIASGYPQAVETSKLTPNVMSTFPDLTDDQINAILKYIDDKGSGKLDTGKGGAPAAGEGAEEDSTRQHPLLYGIITLILALGAVILIYVNSNLKKIANEADGKKTPEGVPFLRNKVYLATIAIILFIVSGYFNTKAMINMNRQKDYEPRQPIFYSHKVHAGINQINCLYCHGNAWESKTAAIPSVNVCMNCHKTIQKYNGPELKDKYGNVIDGSAEIAKLYQYAGFNPQAPDSWDPNKAKPIEWVKIHNLPDHVYFNHSQHVRVGNVQCQTCHGEITAMDEVHQFAELSMGWCVNCHRNTKVNFNVDSTTGNKFYSIYEKFHEDIKSGKMDSVTVKDIGGIECQKCHY, from the coding sequence ATGACTATTTCTAAGTATATAATTAACAGGCTCTTATTAATTATACTAACGCTTTTCTCTCTTTCCAAGTTTAACATTACGGTAGCCCAGGATGATGCAGAAGGTAAACAATTGTTTATCAGCAAGTGCCAGAGTTGTCACGCACCGGATATGAAGACGATGGCTACAGGGCCTGGTCTTTTTGGAGTACAGGGGCAATGGCCTGATCAGGGAAAACTGCATGAGTGGATCCGCAACAACCAAAAACTGATTGCATCCGGTTATCCGCAGGCGGTGGAAACGTCAAAACTGACGCCCAATGTAATGTCTACCTTTCCCGATCTTACTGATGATCAGATAAATGCAATCTTAAAATATATTGATGATAAAGGAAGTGGCAAGCTGGATACCGGCAAGGGCGGCGCTCCGGCTGCAGGCGAGGGCGCCGAGGAAGACAGCACCAGGCAGCACCCTTTATTATATGGTATCATTACCCTCATCCTTGCCCTGGGTGCAGTGATCCTGATCTATGTAAACAGCAACCTGAAAAAGATCGCCAATGAGGCAGACGGTAAAAAAACACCGGAAGGGGTTCCGTTTCTGAGAAATAAAGTATACCTGGCTACTATTGCTATTATATTATTTATTGTAAGTGGCTATTTCAATACAAAGGCGATGATCAATATGAACCGCCAGAAAGATTACGAGCCGAGACAACCTATTTTCTATTCGCACAAAGTGCATGCGGGCATCAACCAGATCAATTGCCTGTACTGTCATGGTAATGCCTGGGAAAGTAAAACCGCGGCAATTCCTTCCGTAAACGTATGTATGAACTGTCATAAAACCATCCAGAAATATAATGGCCCTGAGCTGAAGGATAAATATGGTAATGTGATTGACGGTTCGGCGGAAATTGCGAAACTCTATCAATATGCAGGCTTTAACCCGCAGGCACCGGATTCCTGGGATCCCAACAAGGCCAAGCCCATAGAGTGGGTTAAGATCCATAACCTTCCGGATCATGTTTACTTTAATCACAGCCAGCACGTAAGAGTGGGTAATGTACAATGCCAGACCTGTCATGGTGAAATTACAGCAATGGATGAAGTGCACCAGTTTGCTGAACTGAGCATGGGATGGTGCGTAAACTGCCACAGGAATACCAAAGTAAACTTTAATGTAGATTCAACAACCGGTAATAAATTTTACAGCATATACGAAAAATTCCATGAGGATATCAAATCCGGCAAAATGGATAGCGTAACTGTAAAAGACATTGGAGGTATTGAGTGTCAGAAATGCCACTATTAA